TGCTCTGCTTTCTGCACTTGTTGCACCTAATAATTATCTCCCCACAGTTGGGGCAGGGGAACCTGGCGCCACCCGGCCCGATCAGCGTCACTCCGCATGACATACATCTCTCTGATTTTTCCGTCATGTTCCTCTCTCTACCTGCTTTGATCGATCCCAGGGTATAAACTTTCCCTTACGTCAGGACCGCTCCGACCAACACCTCTCCCTCTTATAAGGGTTCCGCCCTCTCCCGCCATCAACTTCGCGATGAACCGGTCCGGGTCCGTGCCGTTCAGGACGAGGCAGCTCCTCCCAGACTCCATCAAAATCCGAAGGGATCCCTGGTCGATGCAGGTCTCGGTCCCGATGAGCTCCTCCGCCAGGACCTCGTCGGCGAGCCGGCCGTGAAGGAAGATCCCGTCGACGTCCGTCGCCTTGACCAGATCGACCTTGAGCCTGCTGGCCACCAGGGCGGCGACGGCGTCGGAGGTGTAATCCCAGCTTTTGCGGAGCTCCCGGTCGTCCTCCAGCAGGGGCCGGTAGGGGAGGAGGACCCAGACCCCCGAGGCGGGCCTGGATATCTCTGCGGTGAGGGCGGCGCCGGTCCCGTCCGCCAGAAGCCGGCCGTACTCCTCCATCGCCAGTATCGCCATCCAGTGGGCCGTCTCCTCCGATAAATGGTATTCATCGTAGAGCCCCCTCACCAGGTCGGCCATGGCCCCTCCCCCGGGCACGATGAGGAAGGGCTCGCCATCCCCCGATAGGGCTCCAAGCCCCCTGACGATATCTCTGGAGACGGAGATCAGGCTTCCGCCGATCTTGATGACGCAGAAGTTCATGGGCACCTCAAGGCCCCACCATGTATATCTCTAGTGGGGATTTGTCTGGAGAAGGTGAAGAGAAGGGCGCAAAAGCCGATATTGGATGTAGGGTAAAGGAGGGAGACTAAATTCCATCGACTTTTGCCAATCCAGCCTACGTCATTTGTCGAATATAAATCTTTCGGTAGGCCACTGCCTTTAAGTGTATAAATACGTTCTGGTCCCCATGGAGACGCCATTGCTGGCGGTGGACGCCCTCATCCTCTACGCCGATGGGATCGTCCTGATCAGGAGGGAGAACCCCCCCATACCAGGGGTTCTACGCCCTCCCCGGGGGCTTCGTGGAGCCGGGCGAGACCGTCGAGGAGGCGGTCCGGCGGGAGGCGAGGGAGGAGACGGGGCTGGATATCCTCCTCATAAAGCTGGTGGGGGTCTACTCCAGCCCCGATCGGGACCCCCGGGGGCACGTCGTCTCCGTCTCTTACCTCGCCTGGGGGCGGGGGGAGCTCGCGGCCGGCTCCGACGCGACCTCTGCAGAGGTCTTCCCCCTCGAAGCGCTCCCGCCCCTCGCCTTCGACCACGCCCTGATCGTCAGAGACGGTCTGGAGAAGCTTTAAGATCTGCGGGTGCAGGAGGGGGTCTTGCATGGCCGACGATATCAGGGAGATCATAGAGAAGTACGCCCTTCAGAACGCAGTGAAGTACAGGGCTATGCCCCAGGCGGGCGCGGTGATGGGAAAGCTGATGGGCGAGCACCCCGAGCTCCGGGGGAGGGCGAAGGAGGTGGCGCCCACGGTCGCCTCGGTCCTCTCGGAGGTGGCGGGGACTGGCCCCCAGGAGTGGGAGGCGAGGCTCGCCGAGATCGCGCCCGAGCTTCTGGCGGAGCTGGGGGCGAGGAAGGACCCGGAGAAGGGGCTCTCTTCCCTGGAGGGCGCAGAGGGGGGGGTCGTCATGAGGTTCGCCCCCAACCCCAACGGACCGCCTACTATCGGCTCAGCCCGGGGGATCATCATCAACTCCGAGTACGTCAGAAGGTACGGCGGAAGGTTCCTCCTCCGTTTCGACGACACCGACCCCGTCAACAAGAGGCCGATGCTGGAGGCCTACGGCTGGTACCTGGAGGACTGCCGGTGGCTCGGCGCCGTCCCCGACGAGGTGGTTGTCGCTAGCGACCGGCTCCCTCTCTACTACGAGGTGGCAGAGGAGCTGATCCGCAATGGAGGCGCCTACGTCTGCCGGTGCGAACAGGCGGCCTTCAAGGCTCTGAAGGACGCGGCGGCGGCGTGCCCTCACCGGAGCCAGAGCCCCCAGGAGAACATCTCCCTATGGCGGGAGATGATCGAAGGCCCCCTCGGACCGGGGGAGGCGGTCCTGAGGGTGAAGACGGAGATCGCCCACAAGGACCCCGCCCTCCGGGACTGGGCCGCCTTTCGGATCGTCACCGCCGACCATCCCCGGGCGGGGCATAAGTACCGGGTCTGGCCCCTCCTCGACTTCGAGTCGGCCGTCGAGGACCACCTTCTGGGGGTGACCCACATCCTCCGGGGAAAGGACCTGATGGACAGCGAGCGGAGGCAAAAGTACCTCTACGACCACATGGGATGGAAGTACCCGACGACGATCCACTGGGGGAGGATCAAGATCCACCAGTTCGGCTCCTTCAGCACCTCGGCTCTCCGGCGGGCCCTGGAGGCGGGGGAGTACTCGGGCTGGGACGACGCCCGGATGCCGACGGTCCGGGCCCTCCGGCGGCGGGGGATCCGCGCAGAAGCGCTCAGGAAGTTCATGATCGAGCTCGGGGTCGGGGAGACGGATATCAGCATCAGCATGGACTCGGTCTATGCCGAGAACCGGAAGATCATCGACCCATCAGCCCGGAGGCGGTTCTTCGTCAAGGACCCCGTACCGCTGGAGATTGATGGCGAGGTCCCCGAGGTGGCGACCGCCCCCTTCCACCCGACCCTGGACCTGGGCCTTCGCGAGATCCCCGCAGGGGCGAAGCTCCTCGTCTCCGCCGACGACCTCCCCGACCTGAAAGTGGGGGGAAAGCTCCGGCTCAAAGACCTCTGCAACCTTGAGTTCATCGCCACCGATCCCCTCCGGGCCCGCGTCATAGGGACCGACCCCCACCAGGCGAAGGAGATGAAGCTTCGGATCATCCACTGGGCCCCCCCCGACGGCGTCCCCGTCCGGGTGATGCGCCCCGACGACGTCGACGCCGGAATAGGCGAGGTAGGCATTCGGGAGGACGATGGAAAGGTCGTCCAGTTCGAGAGGTACGGCTTCGTCCGGATCGACTCCGTCTCGGAGGACGGGGTAGTCGCGTACTTCGCTCACCGGTGAGGTTTCCGGAGATTTGAGGACGAGGCGATTTAGGATGAACTCCAGGGAGGTAGCCCTCTGCGGCGGGTTGATCGCCCTATCGTGGACCGTTCATGGCCTGATGGGGTTTACGGAGCCGATCGCCGGAGATATCCAGTTCGGGATCGCGATATCCGTATACTGCCTCATGCCCCTTCTCTTACGGATCTCGCTAGTGGAGGCGAACGTCGTCGGCGTTGCGACGGGCCTCGCCCTGACGGCCGCCACCGCTTCCCCCTTCCCCCTGGCGAACGTCCCCGCTCACTGGGCGGGGCTCGTCTCCTGCAAGCTCGCCGCCGATAGGTGGCGGGGTGATGATGGCTCCCTCCGGCCGGCGGCGGCCTCGGCCGCTGTCGCCGTCGCCACGGCCGTCAGCTTCTCCGCCTTCGTCCTGGCGAGCTACTTCGGAATCCTCTCCTTTCCCGATCTGGCGAGGGGTGGCGGGGCCGTCGAGGCGATCGTCGATGGGAGGCTCACCTTCGGCAGCTTCGTCGCCGCGTCCCTCCTGAAGGCGGGGGTCCCCACCCTCGCCTCTAACGCCATCCTGGCGCCAATATTTTACTCGTTGGCGAGGTCCCTCCTCTCAAGGCGGAAAGGGGGCGGGAAAGGGCCGATGAGCCGAGGAGGATGAAGCTCCCCCGGAGGAGGGCGAGGGGACCCCTCCGTTTTTAGGGCCGGGGCTCCTCGTATCAAGATCGGGGCGACGGCGGGGCTCGAGTTCCTCCTGCCAGCTCGGCCGTATCCGGTAGGGTCCTCCCATCAGAGGAGGCCCATCCCCGAGGCCGCCGCCACCATGAACGCCACCAAGGCCGCTGCCATCCCCGCCTTCAGCATCTTCTGGGCCCGGGGGGCCTCCCCCCTCAATATGCTGGCCAGAGCCGCGAGGAATAGGAGATCTGCGACGGTGACGGCGGCGAGGTAAGCCCTCCCCAGGGGGGCGAGGTAGCTGAGGAGGATCGCGATGAGGACGAAGGAGGCGGCGAGGTGAGACGCCCGCCGCTCTCCGATGACGATCGGGAGGGTCCGGGCGCCGCTGGCTCGATCCCCGGGGACGTCCTCTATGTCCTTCTCGACCTCCCGGGCGAGGGTCGCCAGGGTCGCGAGGAGGAAGAGGAAGAGGGTGATCCCGACGTCCCCGCCGGCGGCCCCACCGAAGAGGAAGGTCGATCCCGTGAGGTACCCAACGGCGAGGTTTCCGAAGAAGGGCGTCACCTTCAGGTTCCGGGCGTAAAGGTATAAGAGGATCGAGTTCGCGACGGCTATGGCGAAGGCGACGGGGTTTATGAGGAGGGCGACCGCCGACCCTAGGAGGAAGAGGAGGATCGACCAGGCAAAGGCCCTTTCAGGGCTGATCCTTTTGCTCGGTATCGGCCGGCCGGGGCGGTTGACGGCGTCGATCTCCCGGTCGAAGTAGTCGTTGACGGCGTTTCCCGCCCCCGTCACCGCGAAGACCGCGATGAATACCAGGGCCGCCGTAACGGGGAGAGGGCCGCTATCCGCCACCATCAGCCCTATCAGGGCGGCGATCCCCGCCATCAGGCAGTTTCCCGGCCTCATGATCTCCAGAAAGACCCGCACCATCTTCATCAAACCCTCCTGACGACCAGGGCTTACGATCCGTCTTCGGATAAATTTATGCCCCCGAGGAGGCGGTCTCAAATAACTGGGGCCTTCCCGTCCGATGCCAAAGGTATTAAACTGCGAAGATATATAACTCCAAATATGAATGGGTCACGAACCTTCGGTCGGGCGGCTGGCGACGGTCCGAGGCCGCCGTATATGATCCTGGACCTTTGGACGGGGGCCTCCTACGCCTCCTCGGGGGAGGGGTGATGCGGTGGCCATAACCTTCGACCCGTCGACGAGGCTCGACCACATCGAGGAGTACCTGGGCAGGTTTCACCTCAACCTCACCTTTGAGGAGGGGAGGGTTCAGCTCCTCCGGCTCCGGCTGACGGGCTACAAGCTCGCGGCGGAGATCGGGGACGGCGAAGGGAGGGCGAGGGTCGACGCGATGATCAAGAAGGGCTACCAGAAGCTGGGGGAGCACTGGGAGAGAGAGTCCCCCGATCCTTACGACGACCCCTGCACCGCTCAGTACGAGCTCCTGGCGGAGCTCCGGTCCTACGTCTACCGGGACCTCTCCGAGCCGTTCATGGCCTTCATCCGGGCTGAGTTCAAGAAGATCTTCATCCCCACTCTTCGCCTCCTGACGGAGCTTTGCAGATCTCCGAACAAGTACACCTGGGAGCAGGTGAAGCGCCAGCTCCAGGAGATCATGGCGGAGGTCGAGGTCGACGTCGAGTGGGAGGTCTGCGACGCCTACATGAAGGGGTACCTAGCGAAGGTCTCGGGGATCCTCGAGATCGAGGCGGGGGAGGGGTGATCCCCCCATCCCTCTCCTTCCCGGCCTTCAATTTCCTACCCGATCGAGGAGGGCGTTGAGGATCTCGGCCCCGGCGAGGGGATCGGAGTTCTGGGCGGAGATCCACTCGCCGAGCTTCTTCAGGGCGTCTCCCGACCGGAGGATCTCCTTTGAGATCGAATACCCCTCCGGGAGGCTATCGGCCTTCCCGGATAGGAGGAGGATCGGGGCGGAGTTGATGCAGATGGCAGCCTCCCTCGGCCCCCCCTCCCGGCCGGCCAGGACCCGGAGGAGCACCGTCGCCTCCTCCGTTATATCTTCACGAGGGAGGAGATCTCTTTCGTCCACCGGGTCCGCCCCGAAGTCTCGGGGCAGCAGGTCGAAGGTCGCGATCCTGCCATCTCCCCGGAGCTCCGCGACGAGGGTCCTCCCCGAGGGGGATACCTCGTCCATCCCCCTCCGGCCGTCGGCGGAGAGGCCGCAGACGACCATCGCCCTGGAGTAGCCGATCATCCTCATCGCCTCCGCCGTGGGGACTACCAGCTCTTTTGAGTAAACTCCCCTCAGCCCCAGGCGGGGCATGGCGGGGTTGGCGAGGGAGCCGGCTATGTTCAGGACCGTCCCGAACCTGATCTTGGAGAGGATCCGGCCCAGGCCCAGGGGATGGACCAGGGGGCTCATCCCGTTGAAGATCCCTATCCCCGCCCTCTCGATGCTCCTTTTGACCAGGAGGGGGCCTGCCTCCACCTCCACCCCCAGCGCCTCCAGGATGTCGATCGTCCCGCAGCGGGAGGTGATCGCCCTCGCGCCGTGCTTGGCCATGGGGACCCCGGCGGCGGCGGCGACGATCGAAGCCGCCGTGCTGATGTTGAAGGTATCGACGCCGTCCATCCCCGTCCCGCAGTTCTCGAAGAGCTCCCCGGAGACCTGGGGATCGACCTTGACGGTGTCGAGGTCGTATATCGCCTCCCACCCCCCAGCGATCTCCTCGGGGGAAGGCCCCTTGGCGGTGATCGCCGCAAGGAAGGCCCCCTGATGGGCGTCGGTCTGCTCGTCTGACAGCACCGAAGAGAACATACCCTTCGCCTCCTTCCTGGTGAGGCTCTCCCCGGCTATCAGCCGGTTCAGCTTAGATCCAAACTCCTCCATCGAGTCTTTCAATATCCTTCACCTTCCAGATT
The sequence above is drawn from the Methanothrix harundinacea 6Ac genome and encodes:
- a CDS encoding HVO_2753 family zinc finger protein → MTEKSERCMSCGVTLIGPGGARFPCPNCGEIIIRCNKCRKQSNPYTCPSCGFLGP
- a CDS encoding NUDIX domain-containing protein is translated as MEPGETVEEAVRREAREETGLDILLIKLVGVYSSPDRDPRGHVVSVSYLAWGRGELAAGSDATSAEVFPLEALPPLAFDHALIVRDGLEKL
- a CDS encoding geranylgeranylglycerol-phosphate geranylgeranyltransferase: MKMVRVFLEIMRPGNCLMAGIAALIGLMVADSGPLPVTAALVFIAVFAVTGAGNAVNDYFDREIDAVNRPGRPIPSKRISPERAFAWSILLFLLGSAVALLINPVAFAIAVANSILLYLYARNLKVTPFFGNLAVGYLTGSTFLFGGAAGGDVGITLFLFLLATLATLAREVEKDIEDVPGDRASGARTLPIVIGERRASHLAASFVLIAILLSYLAPLGRAYLAAVTVADLLFLAALASILRGEAPRAQKMLKAGMAAALVAFMVAAASGMGLL
- the trpD gene encoding anthranilate phosphoribosyltransferase translates to MLKDSMEEFGSKLNRLIAGESLTRKEAKGMFSSVLSDEQTDAHQGAFLAAITAKGPSPEEIAGGWEAIYDLDTVKVDPQVSGELFENCGTGMDGVDTFNISTAASIVAAAAGVPMAKHGARAITSRCGTIDILEALGVEVEAGPLLVKRSIERAGIGIFNGMSPLVHPLGLGRILSKIRFGTVLNIAGSLANPAMPRLGLRGVYSKELVVPTAEAMRMIGYSRAMVVCGLSADGRRGMDEVSPSGRTLVAELRGDGRIATFDLLPRDFGADPVDERDLLPREDITEEATVLLRVLAGREGGPREAAICINSAPILLLSGKADSLPEGYSISKEILRSGDALKKLGEWISAQNSDPLAGAEILNALLDRVGN
- a CDS encoding amino acid kinase family protein, whose product is MNFCVIKIGGSLISVSRDIVRGLGALSGDGEPFLIVPGGGAMADLVRGLYDEYHLSEETAHWMAILAMEEYGRLLADGTGAALTAEISRPASGVWVLLPYRPLLEDDRELRKSWDYTSDAVAALVASRLKVDLVKATDVDGIFLHGRLADEVLAEELIGTETCIDQGSLRILMESGRSCLVLNGTDPDRFIAKLMAGEGGTLIRGRGVGRSGPDVRESLYPGIDQSR
- a CDS encoding glutamate--tRNA ligase, giving the protein MADDIREIIEKYALQNAVKYRAMPQAGAVMGKLMGEHPELRGRAKEVAPTVASVLSEVAGTGPQEWEARLAEIAPELLAELGARKDPEKGLSSLEGAEGGVVMRFAPNPNGPPTIGSARGIIINSEYVRRYGGRFLLRFDDTDPVNKRPMLEAYGWYLEDCRWLGAVPDEVVVASDRLPLYYEVAEELIRNGGAYVCRCEQAAFKALKDAAAACPHRSQSPQENISLWREMIEGPLGPGEAVLRVKTEIAHKDPALRDWAAFRIVTADHPRAGHKYRVWPLLDFESAVEDHLLGVTHILRGKDLMDSERRQKYLYDHMGWKYPTTIHWGRIKIHQFGSFSTSALRRALEAGEYSGWDDARMPTVRALRRRGIRAEALRKFMIELGVGETDISISMDSVYAENRKIIDPSARRRFFVKDPVPLEIDGEVPEVATAPFHPTLDLGLREIPAGAKLLVSADDLPDLKVGGKLRLKDLCNLEFIATDPLRARVIGTDPHQAKEMKLRIIHWAPPDGVPVRVMRPDDVDAGIGEVGIREDDGKVVQFERYGFVRIDSVSEDGVVAYFAHR